Part of the Anoplolepis gracilipes chromosome 13, ASM4749672v1, whole genome shotgun sequence genome, aacccTCCTCGCGAAGCTCTTCGATAATTGACATGATTCATTGCCGTGAGCATTGTTACCTGCTCGACGCAAAGCTACCAGCAACCGTAAACGATCTACCAATTCGTTGggatcgttccaatgcacatattcaattttattctcactCAGTGTCATAGTGCGTGGTAGGTTTATaccttttccaatttttcttttgataggaaataatgaagcgattatatatttatatttgtatccttTGTTGCCTAATACTGGATTACGCACATTACTATCACGTCTATGCGCGTTTGTTGtcagtaatatacttttatatttatgcatatcgttctctgtatatacatcatcgtcgggaattctcttgaaaattaattcgtagaGGCCCAACGTCCCCGCATATTTCACTCCAttgatgattatattatcattcttatcCACTTCGAAATATTTATCGCCGAGCATCATTTCTTCGTCGGAAAATTTAACACCGTATACGTAATCCATCTTGTTATTTACATCTTGGCCCAAAATTGCTCCGATATATCTTTGTCCGAGCGGACCAAGATGTTCTCGCAACATATTCTGACCCTCGGATGTTTGTAATTGACGTTGAACCGACGTCACAACCGCTTCGGATGTggtctcaaaaatttcttcgacAGAAGGAGACGAGATTATTTGAGGTTGTTGTACAGCTTTTATCGGAGTTGATTGTTTCATACGCTTTGATTGATTTGGTGTAGAAGTTATCAATGAATCGTTTGATCGTTTCCGTCCcccatttgatattttttcataagtcAGTGAAATGTTTGAT contains:
- the LOC140672730 gene encoding uncharacterized protein; its protein translation is MINNNDADDEREKIVTEIARTSESIRKKYHALKTGKIEKDVALERHFKPITEPLKQIVENTIDVESDASKVESFGIPRKEQESIKQKRSNISLTYEKISNGGRKRSNDSLITSTPNQSKRMKQSTPIKAVQQPQIISSPSVEEIFETTSEAVVTSVQRQLQTSEGQNMLREHLGPLGQRYIGAILGQDVNNKMDYVYGVKFSDEEMMLGDKYFEVDKNDNIIINGVKYAGTLGLYELIFKRIPDDDVYTENDMHKYKSILLTTNAHRRDSNVRNPVLGNKGYKYKYIIASLFPIKRKIGKGINLPRTMTLSENKIEYVHWNDPNELVDRLRLLVALRRAGNNAHGNESCQLSKSFARRVLL